The Candida albicans SC5314 chromosome 5, complete sequence genome includes a region encoding these proteins:
- a CDS encoding E2 ubiquitin-conjugating protein (Ortholog(s) have ubiquitin conjugating enzyme activity, ubiquitin-protein transferase activity and role in UV-damage excision repair, free ubiquitin chain polymerization, postreplication repair, protein K63-linked ubiquitination): MAALPKRIIKETERLVSDPVPGIIATPSEDNLRYFEVTIIGPNQSPYAKGKFKLELYLPDDYPMCAPKVRFLTKIYHPNIDKLGRICLDVLKDNWSPALQIRTILLSIQALLGAPNPDDPLANDVAQDWKSDEKKAIEVAKEWTAKYAIDETEKTNDDKDESTTKESTQ, from the coding sequence atggcaGCATTACCTAAGAGAATCATTAAAGAAACTGAACGTTTAGTCAGTGATCCAGTCCCTGGAATAATTGCCACTCCATCAGAAGACAATCTTCGATATTTTGAAGTAACAATAATCGGTCCTAATCAATCACCTTATGCCAAGGggaaattcaaattggaaTTATATTTACCAGATGATTATCCCATGTGTGCTCCAAAAGTTCGATTCTTgacaaaaatttatcatccgaatattgataaattaggAAGAATTTGTTTGGATGTGTTGAAAGATAATTGGTCACCCGCATTACAAATTAGAACGATATTATTGAGTATTCAAGCATTATTAGGGGCCCCAAACCCAGATGATCCTTTGGCTAATGATGTGGCTCAAGATTGGAAACTGGATGAAAAGAAAGCTATTGAAGTTGCTAAAGAATGGACAGCCAAATATGCCATTGATGAAACTGAAAAGACAAATGACGATAAAGATGAATCTACTACTAAAGAACTGACCCAATAA
- a CDS encoding aminophospholipid-translocating P4-type ATPase (Putative aminophospholipid translocase (flippase); merged with orf19.2226 in Assembly 21; possibly an essential gene, disruptants not obtained by UAU1 method), with protein sequence MTKNKHNFTLNNSSDGVNNNDDPSDHHDYSDDSMPPTPTISTFNKFPRQSSLRFKTPLPNDTPRSSSSGSTSNNNNHNHNQKSPFLDENEASFDRKFGYNYDKDKVVEEEDENEDEATYVVGEDNEDNEDENDNINEMDPSNLKTKRHRWGTTRHKHGRPKNENINRSKTLKKILAPHKSKGKSHSKNSHSLNKRLLSIRKPNTHRVNFPHDNQPPPQDLDFEEQNDPKNRKSEKRTVTFNRPLPPHLVDPETNKPLTNYPRNKIRTTKYTPLSFFPKNIWNQFMHNVANIYFLVLIILGAFEIFGVPSPVLAAVPLIVIVIITAIKDAIEDSRRTVTDLEVNNQITHILTQVNEDAANGYHYENVNVDDEQVSYWRQFKKWNTRLLIRFWGASKRNLTKEGRANKIRERYNRENNIDGDGDQQQGRKSFDSDIVSNRTSFEQTENPFNDTLRQSFQQQRQQQQRQSSSYRHKTMKFAKKYWKDVKVGDVLRIYNNDEVPADLVILATSDEDNCCYVETKNLDGETNLKVKQALKYSSINEKIHKADDLINHDFEIDSEGPHANLYSYQGNLKYTNRMNNSQSYDNHEDSQEAITINNLLLRGCTLRNTKWAIGIVVFTGDDTKIMLNAGVTPTKQSRMSRELNYYVLLNFILLFVICFISGLVNGIYYRETNTSRDYFEFGTIASTPALNGLVGFFVSLILYQSLVPISLYITIEIIKTAQAFFIYSDVGMYYSKLDFPCTPKSWSISDDLGQIEYIFSDKTGTLTQNLMEFKKCTINGVSYGKAYTEALAGLRKRMGIDVEIEAAQERELISRDKEVMIEKLHTINKNKTYDDEITFVSSEFIDDLTDSSINNQQQRESNHHFMLALALCHSVMTEPDPKQPNKLMLKAQSPDEAALVGTARSLGFNFKGTTKTGVIVDVHGETKEYQVLNTLEFNSTRKRMSSIIKIPGEGPNDEPRALLICKGADSIIYERLSATENDPSMLEKTSKHLEEYATEGLRTLCIAERELSWKQYVEWNKRHQAAASSLDDREAKMEAVADSIERELTLLGGTAIEDRLQDGVPDAISILADAGIKLWVLTGDKVETAINIGFSCNLLGNDMQLLVIKTAYNDDENGSNDDNSSEDKNSLQGLKFGHNASEPEIVDTVISYYLRKHFDMTGSFEEKEAAVGDHSPPDERFGVVIDGDALKLVLLSPDVKRKFLLLCKKCRAVLCCRVSPAQKAAVVKLVKDTLNVMTLAIGDGSNDVAMIQAADVGVGIAGEEGRQAVMSSDYAIGQFRYLARLLLTHGRWSYKRFSEMIPSFFYKNIIFNIALFWYGIYCDFDGTYLFEFTYLMFYNLAFTSLPVIFLGIFDQDVEAKVSLLVPQIYRTGITRTEMSDLKFYLYCLDGIYQSAISYFFPYLLYMVAFPNMNGKPVDHRFWMGVLVTCIACISCNCYILFHQFRWDWLSSLIVAISILIIFIWTGLWTVNYQSSGEFYKAAPEIFGMTAFWACMFVGILCCLIPRFFYDFVMRIFWPKDIDIIRECVARGDFEAYPFDYDPTDPNRPKISTYSSDVVHRMSMNYPSPPQTQATSTDSNGKSPSSSSLDNGHQSRNSNNLNGNGYYDQDNSSGSNLTYDRSIIFERVNESPINAHHQQPPTPPPGIIASPIRKRKGFVPSVFRNSSDSHIHHSNGHTNGSSPGVATEEIPLEDFDDEQKRASRISYENQKRVSSMN encoded by the coding sequence ATGACTAAAAATAAGCACAATTTCACGCTAAATAATAGTAGTGATGGAGTTAATAACAATGACGACCCTAGTGATCACCATGATTATTCCGATGATTCAATGCCACCAACCCCAACAATAAGTACgtttaataaatttccTCGACAGTCATCATTACGATTCAAGACTCCTTTGCCAAATGATACACCACGGTCGTCGTCTCTGGGGTCTacatcaaataataataaccaCAATCATAATCAGAAATCGCCGTTCCTTGATGAAAACGAAGCTTCGTTTGATCGAAAGTTTGGTTATAATTATGATAAGGATAAAGTGGTagaggaagaagatgaaaatgaagatgaagcAACTTATGTTGTTGGTGAAGACAATGAAGACAATGAAGACGAAAACGATAATATCAATGAAATGGATCCATCTAATCTAAAAACAAAGAGACATCGTTGGGGTACTACTCGTCATAAACATGGTAGAcctaaaaatgaaaatatcaatCGATCGAAAactttgaagaaaatattgGCACCTCATAAAAGTAAAGGAAAATCTCACTCAAAGAATTCCCATTCCCTTAATAAAAGATTACTTTCGATACGGAAACCAAACACTCATCGAGTGAATTTTCCTCATGATAATcagccaccaccacaagaTCTAGATTTCGAAGAACAGAATGATCcgaaaaatagaaaatcaGAGAAAAGAACCGTCACATTCAATCGACCATTACCTCCCCATTTAGTTGATCCCGAAACTAATAAACCACTAACAAATTATCCTCGTAATAAAATtagaacaacaaaatatacTCCCTTGAGTTTTTTCCCGAAAAACATTTGGAATCAATTTATGCATAATGTTGCTAATATCTATTTTCTTGTACTTATTATTTTGGGTGCATTTGAAATCTTTGGGGTTCCGTCCCCAGTTTTAGCAGCCGTCCCGttaattgttattgttattataaCAGCCATCAAAGATGCCATAGAAGATTCAAGAAGAACAGTGACTGATTTGGAAGTCAATAACCAAATCACCCATATCTTAACTCAAGTTAATGAAGACGCTGCCAATGGATATCATTATGAAAACGTCAATGTTGATGACGAACAAGTTTCTTATTGGAgacaatttaaaaaatggAACACTCGATTATTAATCAGATTCTGGGGAGCCCTGAAACGTAATTTAACTAAAGAGGGAAGAGCCAATAAGATTCGTGAACGATATAATCGAGagaataatattgatgGTGACGGTGACCAACAACAAGGTAGAAAGTCATTCGATAGCGATATTGTGTCTAACAGAACCTCATTTGAACAAACTGAAAATCCATTTAATGACACATTAAGACAATCattccaacaacaacgtcaacaacagcaacgCCAATCCTCATCATACCGTCACAAAACAATGAAATTTGCCAAAAAGTATTGGAAAGATGTCAAAGTTGGAGATGTGTTACGAATTTATAATAACGATGAAGTCCCTGCTGATCTTGTAATTTTGGCAACCagtgatgaagataattgttgttatgTTGAAACCAAGAATTTAGATGGTGAAACCAATTTAAAGGTTAAACAAGCATTGAAATACTCttcaatcaatgaaaaaatccACAAAGCCGACGATTTGATCAATCACGATTTTGAAATCGACTCTGAAGGACCTCATGCAAACTTGTATTCTTATCAAGGGAATTTAAAATATACCAATAGAATGAATAACTCACAATCATACGACAACCACGAAGATTCTCAAGAAGCAATCACTATTAACAACTTATTATTGCGTGGCTGTACATTGAGAAATACAAAGTGGGCTATTGGGATAGTTGTGTTTACTGGTGATGATACCAAAATCATGCTTAATGCTGGGGTAACGCCAACTAAACAATCAAGAATGTCGCgagaattgaattattatgtcttgttaaattttattttattgtttgtcatttgttttatttctGGGTTAGTCAATGGGATATATTATCGAGAAACAAACACTTCACGAGATTATTTTGAGTTCGGTACCATTGCCAGTACACCAGCATTAAATGGTTTAGTTGGATTTTTTGtatcattgattttgtatCAATCATTAGTGCCGATTTCTCTTTAtattacaattgaaatcatcaagACTGCACAAgcatttttcatttattctGATGTGGGGATGTATTATTCTAAATTGGATTTCCCCTGTACTCCCAAATCGTGGTCAATCTCTGACGATTTGGgacaaattgaatatattttcAGTGACAAGACCGGGACATTAACACAAAATTTAATGgaattcaaaaaatgtACAATTAATGGAGTTTCTTATGGTAAGGCTTATACTGAAGCATTGGCTGGGTTACGGAAACGTATGGGaattgatgttgaaatCGAAGCAGCACAAGAACGTGAGTTAATTAGTCGTGACAAAGAAGTTATGATTGAGAAACTACACactattaataaaaataaaacttatgatgatgaaataaCATTTGTCTCCCTggaatttattgatgatttgacTGACTCTTCAATtaacaaccaacaacaacgtgAAAGTAATCACCACTTTATGTTAGCTTTGGCATTATGTCATTCAGTTATGACTGAACCAGATCCAAAACaaccaaataaattaatgCTTAAAGCTCAATCACCTGATGAAGCCGCTTTAGTGGGAACAGCTCGTTCTTTAGGGTTTAATTTCAAAGGTACAACTAAAACTGGAGTAATAGTTGACGTTCATGGAGAAACCAAAGAATATCAAGTATTGAACACATTAGAATTTAActcaacaagaaaaagaatgagTTCAATTATAAAGATACCAGGTGAGGGGCCTAATGATGAACCCAGGGCATTATTGATATGTAAGGGGGCTGATTCTATAATTTATGAACGTTTATCTGCTACCGAAAACGATCCTTCCATGTTGGAAAAGACTTCAAAACATCTTGAGGAATATGCCACCGAAGGGTTGCGTACATTATGTATTGCTGAACGTGAATTGAGTTGGAAACAGTATGTTGAATGGAATAAACGTCACCAAGCTGCTGCTTCTTCATTAGATGACCGTGAAGCAAAAATGGAGGCTGTAGCCGATTCCATTGAACGTGAATTGACTTTGTTAGGTGGTACTGCCATTGAAGATAGATTGCAAGATGGCGTACCAGATGCTATTTCCATTTTGGCTGATGCTGGGATCAAGTTATGGGTTTTAACAGGTGATAAAGTTGAAACTGCTATTAATATTGGgttttcttgtaatttgTTAGGTAACGATATGCAATTGCTTGTGATAAAGACTGCctataatgatgatgaaaacGGTAGCAACGATGACAATTCTTCAGAGGATAAAAATTCTTTACAAGGATTGAAATTTGGCCATAATGCCAGTGAAccagaaattgttgatacaGTGATTTCTTATTATTTGCGGAAACATTTTGATATGACTGGGTcgtttgaagaaaaagaagccGCTGTTGGTGACCATTCTCCACCCGATGAAAGATTCGGGGTGGTTATCGATGGTGATGCTCTTAAATTGGTTCTTTTGAGCCCAGATGTGAAAAggaaatttttattacttTGTAAGAAATGTCGTGCCGTATTATGTTGTCGTGTATCACCAGCACAAAAAGCTGCTGTAGTGAAATTGGTCAAGGATACATTAAATGTCATGACTTTAGCCATTGGTGACGGGTCAAATGATGTGGCTATGATTCAAGCAGCCGATGTTGGTGTGGGTATTGCTGGTGAAGAAGGTCGACAAGCAGTCATGTCTTCAGATTATGCAATTGGACAATTCCGGTATTTGGCAAGGTTATTGTTAACACATGGGAGATGGTCGTACAAACGATTTAGTGAAATGATCCCAAGTTTTTTCTAcaaaaatatcattttcaatattgcATTGTTTTGGTACGGAATTTATTGTGATTTCGATGGAAcatatttatttgaattcaCTTATTTGATGTTTTACAATTTAGCATTTACTTCGTTACCTGTGATTTTCTTGGGGATTTTTGATCAAGATGTGGAAGCAAAAGTATCATTGTTAGTACCACAAATTTATCGTACAGGTATTACTAGAACAGAAATGAGTGATCtcaaattttatttgtattGTCTTGATGGAATTTATCAATCAGCAATATCATATTTTTTCCCCTATTTGTTATACATGGTGGCATTCCCTAATATGAATGGTAAACCAGTGGATCATCGATTTTGGATGGGGGTGTTAGTTACATGTATTGCTTGTATTTCATGTAATTGTTACATATTATTCCATCAGTTCCGATGGGATTGGTTGAGTTCATTGATTGTGGCCATTtctattttgattatttttatttggacAGGGTTATGGACTGTTAATTATCAATCCAGTGGAGAATTTTACAAGGCCGCTCCAGAAATATTTGGCATGACAGCATTCTGGGCATGTATGTTTGTTGGGATTTTATGCTGTCTTATTCCAAGATTTTTTTATGATTTTGTTATGAGGATATTTTGGCCCAAAGATATTGATATCATTAGAGAATGTGTTGCTCGAGGTGATTTCGAAGCATATCCATTTGATTATGATCCTACTGATCCAAATCGCCCGAAAATCAGTACTTATTCCAGTGACGTTGTTCATAGAATGAGCATGAATTATCCTTCACCACCACAAACCCAAGCAACATCCACTGATAGTAATGGCAAGTCACCATCGTCGTCATCACTTGATAACGGTCATCAAAGTCGAAACTCCAACAACCTTAATGGTAATGGCTATTATGATCAGGATAATAGTAGTGGTAGTAACTTGACATATGATAgatcaataatatttgaGCGAGTTAATGAATCACCAATAAATGCTCATCATCAACAGCCACCTACTCCACCACCAGGAATAATTGCTAGTCCAAtaaggaaaagaaaaggattTGTCCCATCAGTGTTTAGAAATAGTAGTGATAGTCATATCCACCATTCTAATGGGCATACCAATGGATCAAGCCCAGGGGTAGCTACAGAAGAAATTCCATTAgaagattttgatgatgaacaaaaaagagCATCTAGAATAAGCTAcgaaaatcaaaaaagagTATCTTCAATGAATTAA
- a CDS encoding uncharacterized protein (Ortholog of Candida albicans WO-1 : CAWG_04452): MSHSDPDVALFVGLGNLPLDIIAIIIDYLPKCILPNLLYFPPIRKIVVSGILSVVIIAKQSFRHRWNTSRYGEFRTCQCTCIWIEPKNLKQAVDQWKIYPKIVHIHDLFDQQTISKYLAEILVHVFHINGMFFAYSGSDPEQYMRDVLKFNVKYDCLRLGAFGHISELPPIAKTLVLSNTMFENYDFEGLKELEFKQDKDTDEFQMVNLSSDLEVLKIKADNLIKLSLPGNLREVMICTGQKPVEFECEEMDQLKYLKLILPFFNSFGDLGIVAANLESLELHKCYKLLYCENLHQFQHLKRLVIKDCTFFPFDLFDRESFPELTSFEYEGRIFYELDPSSEIPDSFGVFNLIFPSKLELLIIINAKFVNVTWSSLQFPDTLLKLIFFNVTFDDGYLHLGQNLEYISIHDAPKLALKSSFRVPAKADTLVLTADYMIIESMEFMYHLPKGLTNLGFLAHKMGRIMKPLTEKIKWPWWMEIFSLCGFYIDSDTLQLLNFHESGLERIYIRGGNVKKLRAEWFPIGVKNLSLPNMGIQELSDSFEEMKELNSLSLEENQLQNVNPIKLPLSLKSLDVRNCNLRVISPFLVSMLESENKDIKLNINARENWNLNVTDVRKMLKTLKKLKIIISNYSKILTNIVPYSSRMTCVYSDENYGCKRSNNIDDIDLDCDPEELYNGSANCSEKEEEEDNHDD; this comes from the coding sequence ATGTCACACTCCGACCCTGATGTTGCACTTTTTGTTGGATTAGGGAATCTTCCATTGGACATTATTGCTATAATCATTGATTACTTGCCTAAATGTATCTTACCAAATCTATTATATTTCCCACCAATTAGAAAAATAGTTGTTTCAGGAATTTTATCGGTTGTAATTATTGCCAAACAATCATTTAGGCATCGTTGGAATACTTCCCGTTATGGTGAATTTCGTACCTGCCAATGTACATGTATTTGGATagaaccaaaaaatttgaaacaagCTGTGGATCAATGGAAAATTTATCCCAAAATTGTACATATTCATGATTTGTTTGATCAACAAACTATTTCAAAATACTTGGCTGAAATCTTAGTCCATGTTTTCCATATTAATGGGATGTTTTTCGCATATTCTGGATCTGATCCTGAACAATATATGAGGGACGTTTTAAAGTTCAATGTTAAATATGATTGTTTACGGTTAGGGGCGTTTGGACACATTTCAGAATTACCTCCTATTGCTAAGACTCTTGTACTTAGTAATACTATGTTTGAAAATTATGATTTTGAAGgtttaaaagaattggaatttaAACAAGATAAAGATACTGATGAATTCCAAATGGTTAATCTCTCTTCAGATTTAGaagtattgaaaattaaagctgataatttgattaaattaaGTTTACCGGGGAATTTGCGTGAGGTAATGATTTGTACAGGCCAGAAACcagttgaatttgaatgtGAGGAAAtggatcaattgaaatatttgaaactaatattaccatttttcaattcatttggTGATCTTGGAATAGTAGCAGCAAATTTAGAATCACTCGAATTACATAAATGTTATAAATTGTTGTATTGTGAAAATTtacatcaatttcaacatttAAAACGCTTAGTTATTAAAGATTGTACTTTTTTCccatttgatttgtttgacAGAGAATCGTTCCCTGAATTGACAAGTTTTGAATATGAAGGGAGAATTTTTTACGAATTGGATCCTCTGTCTGAAATTCCCGATAGTTTTGgtgtttttaatttgattttcccTTCAAAGTTGGagttattaataattattaatgcCAAATTTGTTAATGTTACCTGGAGTAGTTTACAGTTTCCTGATACATTgctaaaattgattttttttaacgTAACATTTGATGATGGATATTTGCATCTTGGACAAAATTTAGAATATATATCCATTCATGATGCACCAAAGCTTGCACTCAAAAGCAGTTTTAGAGTTCCTGCAAAGGCCGACACCTTGGTATTAACAGCAGACTATATGATAATTGAGAGTATGGAGTTTATGTATCATTTACCAAAGGGACTTACAAACTTGGGATTTTTGGCTCACAAAATGGGTAGAATAATGAAACCATTAACTGAAAAGATTAAATGGCCTTGGTGGATGGAAATATTCTCGTTATGTGGATTTTATATTGATAGTGACACTttacaattattgaatttccATGAGTCTGGTCTTGAGAGGATTTACATTCGTGGAGGTAATGTTAAAAAATTACGTGCTGAGTGGTTTCCAATTGGTGTTAAAAATCTCAGCTTACCAAATATGGGAATTCAAGAATTGTCGGATTCTtttgaagaaatgaaagaattaaaCAGTCTTTCTCTTGAAGAAAATCAACTCCAGAATGTAAACCCGATTAAATTACCACTATCATTAAAATCCTTAGATGTCAGAAATTGTAACCTTCGAGTGATATCGCCATTTTTAGTATCTATGTTAGAGAGTGAAAATAAAGAtatcaaattaaatataaatgcTCGGGAGAATTGGAACTTGAATGTCACTGATGTGAGgaaaatgttgaaaactttgaaaaaactcaaaatcattatcagtAACTATAGTAAGATTTTGACGAATATAGTCCCATATTCTTCACGTATGACTTGTGTGTATAGTGATGAAAATTATGGTTGTAAAAgatcaaataatattgatgatattgatttggATTGTGATCCTGAAGAACTTTACAATGGAAGTGCAAATTGTCtggaaaaagaagaagaagaagataacCATGACGATTAA